DNA sequence from the Candidatus Palauibacter australiensis genome:
CTGGAGCTGTTCGAGGCCGTGGGGCTCAATCCGACAGCCGCTTGGCAAAGGCCCGCGGCGTGAGAATCGCCACCGGAAAGGCCGGGGCGAGAGCGAGCAGGTCTTCGTCGCCCGTGACCAGCGCGTCGGCGCACCCTGCCACCGACACCTGGAGGAAGATCCGATCGAAGGGGTCGCGGCACTCCGGGACGGGTGGCGGTTCACCGATATCGACCGATTCGCAGTAGGGCAGATAGTCCGCCAGCAGTTCCTCGCGCTCCGCTGCGGCGAGGCGGAACTTCGGATAGCACAGTACGCGGACCAGTTCCGATACGGTGTCGCGGCTCGCGAGCGGCAGAATCGCCCCCGACCGCCACGCGTCACGCAGCCAGGATACGGTTCCCTTCGGGAAGAGAAGCGCGGATACGAGGACGTTGGTATCGAGAACCGTGCGGACCGGCGTCATTCAGCCCGACGGGCCCACGCGACGGCGTCCGCCACGTCGGCATCGGACAACCTCAGTTCGGCCAGCTTTGCCCGCACCGCGTCGGCCCGCGTCAGCCGCACCGGCGTCAGCACGATGCGTCCATTCTCCTCGGTGACATCGAAGTACTCCGTGTTCGGAAAACCCGAGATCACGGCCTTGGGAAGCGTCAACTGGTTCTTGGATGTCAGCTTGGCGAGCATGGTACGGCCTTTTTTCCTGTAAGTAAGAATACAAGGAAAGCATACACGGGCCGGCTCCACCGTTCAAGCCGCCGTCTTGCTCCGACTCGGGCGCGCCGGCAGCAGCTAGCGGGCGGGCATGAAGAAGGCGTCGTTGTCGGTGATGACGGGGCCGCGCCCGATGTAGCGCGCCAGGTCCCCTTCGGCCATCGCCGCGTAGCCGGCGATGGCCTCCGGCGGGCCGAGATCCCGGACGACCATCGGGTTGGCGGCGGCCCGCGTGAGCACCGACTGCATCACGACGGACGACATCGGTTCCCGCGTGGCGACGACATAGCTGTGCGTCGATCCGGTGGACCACAGCACCATGTTGGGGAAGATGTCCCAGACGGTCCGCAGGATGTCGCGATAGTCGTCTTCGCGGACGCCGTGGATCGGGATCCACTGCATGAAGACGCCGTCCTGGGCGAGCCGGCTCTCGATCAACTGATAGAACTCGCTCGTGAACAGCGCCCATGAACTCGCGTTCGCGGGGTGCGTCGCGTCCACCGAGATGATGTCGTACGACTCCTCCGTC
Encoded proteins:
- a CDS encoding putative toxin-antitoxin system toxin component, PIN family, with protein sequence MTPVRTVLDTNVLVSALLFPKGTVSWLRDAWRSGAILPLASRDTVSELVRVLCYPKFRLAAAEREELLADYLPYCESVDIGEPPPVPECRDPFDRIFLQVSVAGCADALVTGDEDLLALAPAFPVAILTPRAFAKRLSD
- a CDS encoding AbrB/MazE/SpoVT family DNA-binding domain-containing protein, with protein sequence MLAKLTSKNQLTLPKAVISGFPNTEYFDVTEENGRIVLTPVRLTRADAVRAKLAELRLSDADVADAVAWARRAE